In one window of Nomascus leucogenys isolate Asia chromosome 1a, Asia_NLE_v1, whole genome shotgun sequence DNA:
- the SIX1 gene encoding homeobox protein SIX1, which yields MSMLPSFGFTQEQVACVCEVLQQGGNLERLGRFLWSLPACDHLHKNESVLKAKAVVAFHRGNFRELYKILESHQFSPHNHPKLQQLWLKAHYVEAEKLRGRPLGAVGKYRVRRKFPLPRTIWDGEETSYCFKEKSRGVLREWYAHNPYPSPREKRELAEATGLTTTQVSNWFKNRRQRDRAAEAKERENTENNNSSSNKQNQLSPLEGGKPLMSSSEEEFSPPQSPDQNSVLLLQGNMGHARSSNYSLPGLTASQPSHGLQAHQHQLQDSLLGPLTSSLVDLGS from the exons ATGTCGATGCTGCCGTCGTTTGGCTTTACGCAGGAGCAAGTGGCATGCGTGTGCGAGGTTCTGCAGCAAGGCGGAAACCTGGAGCGCCTGGGCAGGTTCCTGTGGTCACTGCCCGCCTGCGACCACCTGCACAAGAACGAGAGCGTACTCAAGGCCAAGGCGGTGGTCGCCTTCCACCGCGGCAATTTCCGTGAGCTCTACAAGATCCTAGAGAGCCACCAGTTCTCGCCTCACAACCACCCCAAACTGCAGCAACTGTGGCTGAAGGCGCATTACGTGGAGGCCGAGAAGCTGCGCGGCCGACCCCTGGGCGCCGTGGGCAAATATCGGGTGCGCCGAAAATTTCCGCTGCCGCGCACCATCTGGGACGGCGAGGAGACCAGCTACTGCTTCAAGGAGAAGTCGAGGGGTGTCCTGCGGGAGTGGTACGCGCATAATCCTTATCCATCGCCGCGTGAGAAGCGGGAGCTGGCCGAGGCCACCGGCCTCACCACCACCCAGGTCAGCAACTGGTTTAAGAACCGGAGGCAAAGAGACCGGGCCGCGGAGGCCAAGGAAAG GGAGAACACCGAAAACAATAACTCCTCCTCCAACAAGCAGAACCAACTCTCTCCTCTGGAAGGGGGCAAGCCGCTCATGTCCAGCTCAGAAGAGGAATTCTCACCTCCCCAAAGTCCAGACCAGAACTCGGTCCTTCTGCTGCAGGGCAATATGGGCCACGCCAGGAGCTCAAACTATTCTCTCCCGGGCTTAACAGCCTCGCAGCCCAGTCACGGCCTGCAGGCCCACCAGCATCAGCTCCAAGACTCTCTGCTCGGCCCCCTCACCTCCAGTCTGGTGGACTTGGGGTCCTAA